In the genome of Arachis stenosperma cultivar V10309 chromosome 6, arast.V10309.gnm1.PFL2, whole genome shotgun sequence, the window TGTACCACTTGAGACTACCACTTTTTGTTCTATTAAACCACCACTTTTTTTTTCCCGCACTGTTTCACATTACATGGCAACCCATGGTATTGTCATCGCTAAAGTAATCCTCTGCTCTCACCCTTGGTCTCTCCAATGGTGGCTGAAATCTTGGCTCTTGAAAGCGGCAAgattcttcttcatcatcatcagggtATGAAGCAGCTACATAATAATATGGCTGCGCTATGTAACAAAATTTCCGAGGATGAGTTTTCACATGCCTATATAAATTCATGTTTGGATAAACCTTAACATGATGCAAATCTTGATTATTAGAAGCGGTTATGGTAGACATGTTTGCATCCTTGTCACCTTTTCCATCCTCAACTACTTCTATGATATCTTTGTTTGTTTTCTCAATTCTAATGTCACAATCATTGTTAgcgttttctttttctttctctgttgttgtgtccttcttttcttctttaaGTTCCTCATAGCTACTGAGTGCTGCATGTTTTCCAGCTTTTTGAAGCTTTTTGATCAAATCTTTTGGATTCAAGTTTCCTAAAACTGTTACTTTGGGATGAAATGGGTCTATATCTGTTTTCACAACACCTGCCATACCATAGTGATCTATATACCCTTTAGTAGCAGAAAAAGATCTTGGATTatagatttaattttgatgcaattttttttaGGGTATTTCCCAACCCAACAAGCAATGATTAATCTGCCGTGAATATGAGCACATAAGGCAGGATTCGAACAACCACATTTGTTTAAGTGGACGAGTAAATTGACTACCTAATTAATccaagttaattttttatacttataCTATTGTCTCCCTAACCTTACAGttatttatatatgattaaactttattgttgttattttttccTTAATGACAGTATATAGATTAAATTCTTGTATTATTATCATTACCTTCCATGCTTCCTAAAACCTTATTAATCTTCTTCTTACATCCTTCGCAGCAGTTGGTAGACACCTTCAATTCGATCTTCTGGAACGAATTCAATGCAAATTGATTTCAGTTTAATCGTTCTgacccaacaacaacaatagtTAAGTCTTGTCTCACTAAATATGATTGACTGTATTGTTGAATATCGATGGTTAATCAACGGTTTAAGCTAATTAAGGTATGCAAAGGATAATTAAAAGCAAGAAAGGAAAATGATGAAGTAAAAAGCTTTCAAGTTAAAGAGAGCAGAATGAAGGACCTTTAAGACCACATCCTTTGACATGCCCTTCGTGAGTTAAGTACTTGGAAGCTAGTAGTGTGAAGTGTGaacttataaaatattaaaaaatggAACAGATATTCTGACAGATAACGTTGGACTCATGGGGCTATTTATAAGCAACAAAATCTAACAAATTCCACCAACATTGTATGCTTTCAATCTCTTTTAACAAGTAAGAGTTTTTTTTTGgggtttatttaatttttggatagatttttttttatttgtttttagttttgaaaattactaaggattaaattttttattttttggatataaAATTCTAATATCATGTCATAAAATTACTCATctcaaaaatttaaactaataggAGAAAACAACATAAATAGttatatttctaatattttcaATATGTTTTTATCAAATACAAACTAAGCATCAATGTGATGAACCATacatgaaaaattttatttatttatttttcttcctgaTTGTTTAATTGATGATAAATATCTCTAAAGTGCATCCCCACTTTGGAGAAGTTATATTTCATTTCATGTACTTATATTCTCATTCTCATTAATTATGCTTTGTTATCACAAACTTACAGTATAACAGTAAAGATAACCACTaccaaataataaataattatgatTTATATATGAGGATATATGTGTAACTTCGTTTTCGTTATTTAAATGCAAGAGCATCTGGGACAGCTTTCTCTTTAAGCAGAGGTTCTAAAACCCTTTGGATAATTCTGTATTCACAAGTTGCATTGTAACTAAAGTTTTTGCAGCAGTAGCTTTGGTTCAATTCGCGGCGTATTGTAACTTTTTGAACTTTGTTATATTGGTATATATAGTCTTCTAAAGTTTTTTGAAATTGTGTTTATAATTGTGTTTGTGTATGTATTTTTAAGACTACAAGTAATAAAGCTTAAAGGTAAAAGCATGCAGAGGTGATGAATAAACTTTGATGTGTATTTTTTGGGGTAATTTACGTAGATATTACACAATTATTCTGGTTGAAAATTGTATACATGTATGTATgcccaaaatatttttatgtctCTTTTAAATACTAATTGCAACAATGTCAGGATTACGATCATAACATATAAGCTTATATAGCTAAATCGTTTCTTCATGCAACAAATTACgtaggtaaaaaaaaaaaggcaatCCTCTCTCCAACTAAATTGTTTTATGCTACAATAATGAACACCATTTTTGGGGTTCTCTCTTTATTAGGGATGTTTACGGTGCCATTTGGTTCgattttaagagaaaaaattaTCCAATTcgaatatttaatttatatgcGATATAATTtgaattggattttttttttgaaaatccgatccgatccgatccaattATAAGCAGTTTAAATTTGTggtttttcaaataaaaaataataatttaatttataaaattaataatttgtcCAACAATccaacataataataaaatgtaaatttcataaaatattataaaataatatgttCAAGTGTCAAACAATCCAACATATTCAACAAGtcttgataaaataataatttttcagTATAAAACAATTGAACAAGTTTCAACAacacaaaattaaataacataacAAAGTCTTAAatgatgagctgagaggaaAACTCCTTGCCTATGAAGCTACACACACAAACTCggactcaaaaaaaaaaagggaatagccctaaaatcaaaaatagaatcaaaagaGAGTGAGTCTAGTGATGACATTTCAGATGATGAACTTATGTTTTTTGTTAGGAGACTTAGAAAGATAATGAAGAATAGAGACAAAGACAAGGGTTCAAGCTCAAAAGATTACAAGAAGGACTTGAGCAATGTGACTTGTCATTATCATTGCAAGGAGGTTGGACATTTTAAGTTCAACTGTCTAAAGTTCAAGAAAGAGGacaaaaggaagaaagaaaagaagagagtgcTCATGGCATCTTGGGAGGAGCTTGAGAATGACTCTAATGAGGAAGAAGATTCTAAAGGTGAAGACAAAATCTGTTTCATGGCTGGTAATGATCATTTTGATGAGGTAAATTATTATGACTTGTCTATAAATGATTTACATGCTATAATTGATGATCTTACACTAAATTCCTCAAAACTGCTGGATAAATACACTAAGTGTAAATCtgaaaaagaaacattgaaagctgaaaatgattttttatgagaaaaagtgaaggaaactgaatgtgctttagatattattgaaaaaaagagatttctaaaatctgaacttgaaaaacTAAAAGGAAAGCATATTGTGGATCCTTCTCAAGAGTTTATTGttgaaaatgaaagattaaatgaAATGGTTAAAAGGCTGAATAGTGATTTAGCAAGATTTGCTCAAAGTTCTAGTAACTTGTACAAATTACTTATAAGTCAAAGACCATTAtttgaaaaatctggtttaggTTATGTAACCAAAGAGAGTATAATTTTTAATGACTCCTCCATGATATTTGTGGCTTCTTCATAAAAAACTAAATCCACTCCCAACAAACCAGGTCTTGGATATGTTCCCACACATGAGAAAAAATTTGATGAAGTTTACACAAATGAAACTGAGTCACCATCAAGGACCGAACCTACATTAAATAGGCCATGTCTGGGATATATTTTGAAGAATGAGGTTGCTTTCAAAAATCCACCATTTTACAACAAAACCTCATATTCAAAGAGTcctaaagttttcaaaaattctggTGAAAATGCTTTTTCAAAGAggaataattataacaaaaatcagtttGTCAAAAGAAATGCACATCTTCCAAAACCAAAAAGTTTCAGTCCTTTAATCATTTTCAGCATAATAAATCACTTCAATTTCAGCAATATGCAttagaaaataattattttaattacaagAAAATTGGTCAGTCATATTCACAATgtttcattgaaaaaaaaattgtaggTAACCAAATTTACAATGTTGTGTGTGATTTCAATGCACTTGGGCAACCAAGATagattaacttcaaaggatccaaattaatttaGATACCTAAGGTTACTTGAAATTTTTCAtgcagatttgcctagcatccaagaacaaaaggGATATGTGGTACTTGGATGGTGGATGCTCAAGGCACATGATTGAAAGGTCAACTTTCTTCATCAAACTaaacaagtatgatggaggttttgtgacctttggagatgacgaaaaaggtaaaatagttGCTGTAGGAAAAGTGGGTAATAAACACTCTACTTTTATTGATGATGTCTTTTTGGTAAATGGCTTGAGGCACAATCTTTTGAGTATAAGTCAACTTTGTGATCTAGGATAtttagtgattttcaaaaaatttgaatgCTGTTTGGTGAATGAAAAGACCAATGAAGTACTTTTTGTTGCTAAGAGTTGTAATAATGTGTATGGACTTACCCTTGATGAACTAAAggatcaaaatgtagcttgttttCATTCTAAAGAATCTGAAAAGTGGCTATGACACAAGAGATTGGGTCATGCAaatatgtttcaaataaacaaacttgtcAAGAAAGGTTTAGTAAGAGGTATTCCTCtgataaagtttgacaaagacatcacttgtgatgcttgccaaatagaaaaacaaacaaaaagttcatttaaatcaaaggaagacatctctactaaaagGTCACTTAAATTGCTACATATTGATTTATTTGGTACAGCAAGAACTCAAATcctaggtggtaaacattatAGTTTAGTGATTGTGGATGACTATTctaggtttggttgggttttatttcttacacacaaaaatgaagccttttcggcctttgaaatcttttgcaagaaaattcaaaatgaaaagaaattaaggaTCTCTTCTATAAGAAGTGATCATGAAACCGAATTTGAAAACCATttatttgaatccttttgtgaagaatttggaatatctcacaacttctcttgtccaaggacaccacaacaaaatggtgttgtgaaaagaagaaatagaagcattCAAGAAATGACAAGAGCTATGTTTTGTGAGAGCAATGTTCCAAAATTCTTTTGGGTTGAAGCGGTTAACATAgcttgccacattttgaatagaatcatcataaggaaatttttgaagaaaaccccttatgaactttggaaaggttACCCACCAAACTTGGATtacttgcacatctttggatgcaaatgttttgttcTTAATAACAGATAATTtaggaaaatttgatccaaagacGTATCAgtgtttatttaatttgtagGATATTTCACAACTAGCAAAGCATATAgagtttatcatcaagatgctaggataattgaggagtccatacatgttacattttgtgatactaacttAGTGCAAAGTGTTTTGGAAGATTATGATGCAGGgaatcaagctcaaaaggatGATGAGACTGgacaaaatcatgaaaataaaaattctgGACAAGCTGAACTAGAAACTGCAGCTGCTGAAAATCAATCAAGAGACAATTTCATTTTAtctcatgaatctgaaggaAATCCTGAAACCAGTAGCTCCCTAAATCCCTTGGTGACTGAATCTGCCTCCAAGTACACCAGACCTCGTGAATagagattcttgaagaattatccTAAGGAATTTGTCATTGGGGACGTCTCTCATGGTGTTAAAACTCGGTGTTCAACTAGAAAGGCAAGTGAAGAGTCGAATGTTGTTCTTCTTTCTCAAATGGAACCTCAGAATGTTAAGGAAGCCCTTGATGACCCTTCTTGGGTAAAGACAatggaggatgagcttcttgagtttgagAAGAACCAAGTTTGGATATTGGTTCCAAGGCCGAATGGAAAGAAAGTGATCGGCACCAAGTGGATATTTCGGAACAAGCTAGGAGAGGATGGtagcattgcaagaaacaaaGCAAGGCTGgtggcacaaggatatgaccaagaagaaggaatagactttgatgaatcctttgcctctgttgcccgaatggaagccatgagacttctcttagcttatgctatcttttgtggttttaaattatatcaaatagATGTGAGATATGCATTCTTAAATggtgtgatagatagagaagtgtatgtggagcagccaccaggttttgaaaataaagaaattttcaaccatgttttcaaattatcaaaagctctctatggtttgagacaagctcctagagcttggtatgaaaaaCTTAGCACTTtccttttgaaaaatggttttcaaagagACACCACAGACACAACTCTATTTATCAAgaattctaatgattctttcattctagtccaaatatatgttgatgatattatttttggatcagccaatgaatccctttgtattgaatttggaaaactcatgacaagtgagtttgacatgagtatgatgggtgaacttaatttttttcttgggctacaaattaaacaaactgaaaatggtattttcattcatcaagagaAGTATGCCAAGGAACAAGTTAAGAAATTCGGTATGAAAAATGCCAAACCTATGGGAATTCCCATGCACCCTAACTCAAAATTAGACAAGggagaaactgagaaagatgTAGATGAGACTATGTATAGAGGAATGAATGGCTCTCTTATGTACTTAACTTCCTCAAGACTTgatattgtgcaaagtgttggaATGTGTTCAAGATTCCAATCTAAACCAAAAGAGTCTCATCTTTCTGCAGTTAAGAGaatcattagatatgttcatggcacatcTAATTTTGATCTTTGGTATCCTaagatttatgatttttctgcagttggttattgtgatgcagattttgtcggtgata includes:
- the LOC130936331 gene encoding heavy metal-associated isoprenylated plant protein 35-like isoform X2, with the translated sequence MSKDVVLKKIELKVSTNCCEGCKKKINKVLGSMEGVVKTDIDPFHPKVTVLGNLNPKDLIKKLQKAGKHAALSSYEELKEEKKDTTTEKEKENANNDCDIRIEKTNKDIIEVVEDGKGDKDANMSTITASNNQDLHHVKVYPNMNLYRHVKTHPRKFCYIAQPYYYVAASYPDDDEEESCRFQEPRFQPPLERPRVRAEDYFSDDNTMGCHVM
- the LOC130936331 gene encoding heavy metal-associated isoprenylated plant protein 35-like isoform X1 translates to MSKDVVLKKIELKVSTNCCEGCKKKINKVLGSMEDHYGMAGVVKTDIDPFHPKVTVLGNLNPKDLIKKLQKAGKHAALSSYEELKEEKKDTTTEKEKENANNDCDIRIEKTNKDIIEVVEDGKGDKDANMSTITASNNQDLHHVKVYPNMNLYRHVKTHPRKFCYIAQPYYYVAASYPDDDEEESCRFQEPRFQPPLERPRVRAEDYFSDDNTMGCHVM